From the Arcobacter arenosus genome, one window contains:
- a CDS encoding MFS transporter, whose translation MSLKKIIFPISSMFFAIAFLAIGYGMILTFIGVYLKEMGISSSIIGLINGSFFLGAVLSSIFSQKIISTVGHIRSFAAFTSLMVITFLIHSLFFDVTLWIVLRIISGFSFYALLIIIESWLNEKSNEEDRSKILAIYTIIFYLSTAIGQLFLNIDEDFKQSIFTIGSVLVLVSVIFISLTKIKEPILKPFERYSFPKIYSVVPLATVGSFISGYFVGGFFAMLPVYILLKSDSVETVSFFMIIGLIGGLISQWPIGLLSDKYGRRKLISITAFITAITSILFILFSQTNEYLNILGFLLGLTIFAMYPLSVARANDVVDENKDVIEISRTLLFTYGIGSFVAPLLIGFGISYFNPNFLFISYTILGLFLSFYALTKDKIPHEELSVFVNMPVASGAELPEMDPRQDESFDN comes from the coding sequence ATGAGTTTAAAAAAAATTATCTTCCCTATTTCATCTATGTTTTTTGCAATTGCTTTTTTAGCAATTGGTTATGGAATGATACTTACATTTATAGGTGTATATTTAAAAGAAATGGGCATTAGTAGTTCAATAATTGGACTTATTAATGGCTCTTTTTTTCTAGGTGCAGTTTTATCATCAATTTTTAGTCAAAAAATCATCTCAACTGTTGGTCATATTAGAAGTTTTGCTGCCTTTACTTCACTTATGGTAATAACATTTTTAATACACTCTTTATTTTTTGATGTTACTTTATGGATAGTTCTTAGAATTATCTCTGGGTTTTCTTTTTATGCACTTTTAATAATAATAGAAAGCTGGCTAAATGAAAAAAGTAATGAGGAAGATAGAAGTAAAATCTTAGCAATTTATACAATAATCTTTTATCTTTCAACAGCAATTGGACAATTGTTTTTAAATATTGATGAAGATTTTAAACAATCTATTTTTACTATTGGTTCTGTATTAGTTCTAGTTTCAGTTATCTTTATATCTCTAACAAAAATAAAAGAGCCTATTTTAAAACCCTTTGAAAGATATAGTTTTCCAAAAATATATTCAGTAGTTCCACTTGCTACGGTTGGGAGTTTTATTAGTGGATACTTTGTAGGTGGTTTTTTTGCAATGCTACCTGTATATATTCTATTAAAAAGTGATTCAGTTGAAACAGTATCATTTTTTATGATAATAGGATTAATAGGAGGATTAATTTCTCAATGGCCAATTGGTTTACTATCAGATAAATATGGAAGAAGAAAATTAATATCTATAACAGCATTTATTACAGCCATTACTTCAATTTTATTTATACTTTTTTCTCAAACTAATGAGTATTTAAATATTTTAGGATTTTTATTAGGTCTTACTATTTTTGCTATGTATCCATTATCAGTTGCAAGGGCAAATGACGTAGTTGATGAAAATAAAGATGTTATTGAGATTAGTAGAACCCTACTTTTTACCTATGGTATTGGTTCTTTTGTTGCACCATTACTAATTGGTTTTGGAATAAGTTATTTCAATCCAAACTTTTTATTTATAAGCTATACAATACTTGGATTATTTTTAAGTTTTTATGCTTTAACAAAAGACAAAATTCCACATGAGGAACTTAGTGTCTTTGTAAATATGCCTGTTGCGTCAGGGGCTGAATTACCAGAAATGGATCCAAGACAAGATGAAAGTTTTGATAACTAG
- a CDS encoding DUF5718 family protein produces the protein MEKIYIDIEELKDYLGFGVAGNFANHLGEAGEADEFAVIQTKEKDAPKGMFPFYIPGHDSFLGTFPICDETIKTHGREKDNLQVEAEVALICDFVYKDEKIVDIIPKYFSAFNDFSIRIQDGNKLSTKKNWGNNTKGISRDAIKIDNFTEEGILNRYHIASFIRRNGIVHDYGTTSAVNSYSYFFKQLKDWMIEKLNTQEDAGPLEELTQFTKNAKDAKGLLIAAGATAYAEFGKKHFLEKDDEIFVYIYDAHFHSFDDMYNDMCGMDTFLSRCSKLHQIVK, from the coding sequence ATGGAAAAAATATATATAGATATAGAAGAATTAAAAGATTATTTAGGGTTTGGTGTTGCAGGAAACTTTGCAAATCATTTGGGAGAAGCTGGAGAAGCTGATGAATTTGCAGTTATTCAAACAAAAGAAAAAGATGCTCCAAAGGGTATGTTTCCCTTCTATATTCCAGGTCATGATTCATTTTTAGGTACATTTCCAATATGTGATGAGACTATTAAAACCCATGGAAGAGAAAAGGATAATTTACAAGTTGAAGCTGAAGTTGCATTAATTTGTGACTTTGTTTATAAAGATGAAAAAATTGTAGATATTATTCCAAAATATTTTTCAGCTTTTAATGATTTTTCAATAAGAATACAAGATGGAAATAAATTAAGTACTAAAAAAAACTGGGGAAATAATACAAAAGGTATCTCAAGGGATGCAATTAAGATTGATAATTTCACCGAAGAAGGTATCTTAAATAGGTACCATATAGCTTCATTTATAAGAAGAAATGGGATAGTACATGATTATGGTACTACTTCAGCTGTTAATTCCTATTCATACTTCTTTAAACAATTAAAAGATTGGATGATAGAAAAATTAAATACACAAGAAGATGCTGGGCCATTAGAAGAGTTAACGCAATTTACGAAAAATGCAAAAGATGCTAAAGGCTTATTAATTGCAGCAGGTGCAACAGCCTATGCAGAATTTGGGAAAAAACACTTTTTAGAAAAAGATGATGAGATCTTTGTATACATTTATGATGCACACTTTCATTCATTTGATGATATGTATAATGATATGTGTGGGATGGATACTTTTTTAAGTAGATGCTCAAAACTTCATCAAATTGTAAAGTAA
- a CDS encoding HpcH/HpaI aldolase/citrate lyase family protein has protein sequence MTHPNEALFESGKSLPIIPTCEHFAGSEKLILKGFEMQKKLGPVFDITCDCEDGAETGKEVEHAEMIVRVVNSDANPYAMAGTRIHDFSHPDWRQDVDILVPGAGEKLAYITLPKSTSYEDVKTQIEYIQEVAKKSGITREIPIHILIETHGALQDVEKIATLPWLQVLDFGLMDFVSGYQGAIPASNMRSPGQFDHRLIGAAKARVAQAAIQNHVIPCHNVTLDLKNPYQTYKDAERARNEFGFMRMWSIYPTQVQAIVDAMKPDFTELEAAQNILLNAQDAEWGPIQYDGELHDRATYRYFWELVQRAHFSGAKLMDEVNTRFFS, from the coding sequence ATGACACATCCAAACGAAGCACTATTTGAATCAGGTAAATCTTTACCAATTATCCCAACTTGTGAGCATTTTGCAGGAAGCGAGAAACTAATTTTAAAAGGTTTCGAGATGCAAAAGAAACTTGGACCTGTATTTGATATTACTTGTGACTGTGAAGATGGAGCAGAAACTGGAAAAGAAGTTGAACACGCAGAAATGATTGTTAGAGTTGTTAACTCTGATGCTAACCCATACGCAATGGCTGGTACAAGAATTCACGATTTCTCACACCCAGATTGGAGACAAGATGTTGATATTTTAGTTCCAGGTGCTGGAGAAAAATTAGCATATATTACATTACCAAAATCAACTTCTTATGAAGATGTTAAAACTCAAATTGAGTATATTCAAGAAGTAGCTAAAAAATCTGGTATTACAAGAGAGATTCCAATTCATATCTTAATTGAAACTCATGGAGCTTTACAAGATGTTGAAAAAATTGCAACTTTACCATGGCTTCAAGTTTTAGACTTTGGTTTAATGGACTTTGTTTCTGGTTACCAAGGAGCAATCCCAGCATCTAATATGAGATCTCCAGGTCAATTTGATCACAGATTAATTGGTGCTGCAAAAGCAAGAGTTGCACAAGCAGCAATTCAAAACCATGTTATTCCTTGTCACAATGTAACACTTGATCTTAAAAACCCATACCAAACTTATAAAGATGCTGAAAGAGCAAGAAATGAATTCGGATTTATGAGAATGTGGTCAATTTACCCAACACAAGTACAAGCAATTGTTGATGCAATGAAACCAGATTTCACAGAGTTAGAAGCTGCACAAAATATTTTATTAAATGCGCAAGATGCTGAGTGGGGACCAATCCAATATGATGGTGAGTTACACGATAGAGCTACTTATAGATATTTTTGGGAACTAGTTCAAAGAGCACATTTCTCTGGTGCAAAATTAATGGATGAAGTAAATACTAGATTTTTTTCTTAA
- a CDS encoding MaoC family dehydratase, with protein MSKISTKINVGNFFEDFSIGQKIIHPLPRTITEGEVSLYIAFTGSRFALHSSDELAQEIGYNERPIDDILMFHLTFGKSVQDISLNAIANLGYAEISFPNPVFIGDTVRMESTVIGLKENSNGKSGVVYVHSIGYNEQDKEVLNFKRWVMVHKKDKETMIGINEVPTFAESTPIVEDINIPEIDMVDTNATGGEYFFEDYEVGERLNHPEGITIDDSDHTLATKLYQNNAKVHFNDHMMKSTPMGERLMYGGIVISIARAISFNGLQNAQWVYAINSGAHCNPTYAGDTIYAYTEVLDVIDHSRDDLGLLRLRTVAIKNQKSDEIESPKGEDGKYLKNVVLDLDYTVIVPKKKTKKQ; from the coding sequence ATGTCTAAAATTAGTACAAAAATAAATGTTGGTAACTTTTTTGAAGATTTTTCAATTGGACAAAAAATTATCCACCCTCTTCCTAGAACAATAACTGAAGGTGAAGTATCTTTATACATCGCCTTCACTGGTTCTAGATTTGCTTTACATTCATCTGATGAATTAGCTCAAGAGATTGGATACAACGAAAGACCAATTGATGATATCTTAATGTTTCACTTAACATTTGGTAAATCGGTTCAGGATATATCTTTAAATGCAATTGCAAATTTAGGTTATGCTGAAATCTCTTTTCCAAACCCTGTTTTTATTGGGGATACAGTTAGAATGGAATCAACTGTAATTGGATTAAAAGAGAATTCAAATGGAAAATCTGGAGTTGTTTATGTTCATTCAATTGGATATAACGAACAAGATAAAGAGGTATTAAACTTCAAAAGATGGGTTATGGTTCACAAAAAAGATAAAGAAACTATGATTGGTATCAATGAGGTTCCAACATTTGCTGAATCAACACCAATAGTTGAAGATATAAATATTCCAGAGATTGACATGGTTGATACTAATGCAACTGGTGGTGAATATTTCTTCGAAGATTATGAAGTTGGAGAAAGATTAAATCACCCAGAGGGTATTACAATTGATGACAGTGACCATACTTTAGCAACAAAGTTATACCAAAACAATGCAAAAGTACACTTCAATGACCATATGATGAAATCTACTCCTATGGGTGAAAGATTAATGTATGGTGGTATTGTAATCTCAATTGCAAGAGCAATTTCATTTAATGGTTTACAAAATGCTCAATGGGTTTATGCAATTAACTCAGGAGCTCACTGTAACCCAACATATGCTGGAGATACAATCTATGCATATACAGAGGTTTTAGATGTAATTGATCATAGTAGAGATGATTTAGGATTATTAAGATTAAGAACTGTTGCTATTAAAAATCAAAAGTCAGATGAGATTGAGTCACCAAAAGGTGAAGATGGTAAGTACTTAAAAAATGTAGTACTTGATTTAGATTACACTGTAATCGTTCCAAAGAAAAAAACTAAAAAACAATAA